A single genomic interval of Oleidesulfovibrio alaskensis DSM 16109 harbors:
- a CDS encoding ACP S-malonyltransferase: MTTAKTAILFPGQGAQQTGMGRDVAEADKDVMDLWKKAESISGLPLREIYWDGDAQAMADTRNLQPALTVVNISLWMQVAGRMQPAAAAGHSLGEYAAVAASGALSAADTIELVSLRGRLMAEADPEGRGTMAAVLKLPLTDVESVVRETAEATGEMILIANYNTPAQFVLSGTAAAIADAAARVKERRGRAMPLAVSGAFHSPMMQQAADELARVMDKRHWNNMKFPVYCNATGLPVQNGDSLRSVMKGQMAGSVRWIETIGNQWNDGVRRWVELGPKNILGKMLQPILTQCGAADGEWSTSTASTREETGTL, translated from the coding sequence ATGACAACAGCGAAAACAGCGATACTGTTTCCCGGACAGGGCGCCCAGCAGACCGGCATGGGCCGCGATGTGGCCGAGGCCGACAAAGACGTGATGGATCTCTGGAAAAAAGCCGAATCCATCAGCGGGCTGCCCCTGCGTGAAATATACTGGGACGGCGACGCACAGGCAATGGCCGACACCCGCAATCTGCAGCCCGCCCTGACGGTGGTCAACATTTCCCTGTGGATGCAGGTGGCGGGGCGCATGCAGCCTGCCGCCGCGGCAGGACACAGCCTGGGCGAATACGCGGCTGTTGCGGCCTCCGGCGCTCTTTCCGCCGCGGACACCATAGAACTGGTTTCCCTGCGGGGGCGCCTGATGGCCGAAGCGGACCCCGAAGGCCGGGGCACCATGGCGGCCGTGCTCAAACTGCCGCTGACCGACGTGGAAAGCGTGGTGCGCGAAACAGCCGAAGCCACAGGCGAAATGATTCTGATTGCCAACTACAACACCCCTGCCCAGTTTGTGCTGAGCGGCACCGCTGCCGCCATAGCCGACGCTGCCGCGCGGGTGAAGGAACGACGCGGCCGGGCCATGCCGCTGGCTGTCAGCGGCGCCTTTCACAGCCCCATGATGCAGCAAGCCGCGGACGAGCTGGCCCGTGTCATGGACAAACGCCACTGGAACAACATGAAGTTTCCCGTATACTGCAACGCCACCGGACTGCCCGTGCAAAACGGCGACAGCCTGCGGTCGGTGATGAAAGGCCAGATGGCCGGCAGCGTGCGCTGGATAGAAACCATCGGCAACCAGTGGAACGACGGCGTACGCCGCTGGGTGGAACTGGGCCCCAAAAACATACTGGGCAAAATGCTGCAGCCCATTCTGACGCAGTGCGGCGCCGCCGACGGCGAGTGGTCAACCAGCACGGCTTCGACCCGGGAAGAAACCGGCACCCTGTAA
- the argS gene encoding arginine--tRNA ligase, producing MRAKNHLQTALKAVVADLELPWPDKVSIEPPKDKKFGDLAANIALVLAKPAAMPPRELAARITERLQQKYPEISGVEIAGPGFINVTYAPDFWHRTVHMVEQAGGRFGSVNVGNGRKVQIEYVSANPTGPLHIGHGRGAAIGDSLARMMRFAGFETSTEYYINDAGRQMLLLGASVYYRAKQIKGLDVAEPEEYYRGDYIRDIASEVLGFTPDLLEKPEEEALAVCQKYAVDTIMAGIRQDLADFSVSHDVWFSEKSLVETGAVDKTFDRLRRSGLAYEEDGALWFRTTDFGDDKNRVLKKSNGYLTYFASDIAYHDNKYDRGFDLCVDIWGADHHGYVPRMRAAVQALGKPADSFDVILVQLVNLLRNGEQVAMSTRAGEFETLADVVKEVGADAARFMFLSRKSDSSLDFDLELVKQRSMDNPVYYVQYAHARICSVLRKAAERGTTPETHSDEELLKPLVHADEIDMLRLVDRFEDTVEAAATSLSVHHISYYLQELASALHRFYANHPVLNAPDEQILKARLALLRAVAQVLRNGLDLLGVSAPEAM from the coding sequence ATGCGCGCAAAAAACCATCTGCAGACGGCACTGAAAGCCGTCGTGGCCGATCTGGAACTCCCGTGGCCCGATAAAGTTTCCATCGAGCCGCCCAAGGACAAAAAATTCGGCGATCTTGCCGCCAATATCGCACTGGTGCTGGCCAAGCCGGCGGCGATGCCCCCCCGCGAGCTTGCAGCACGCATCACGGAACGCCTGCAACAGAAATATCCCGAAATATCGGGAGTGGAGATAGCAGGTCCGGGGTTCATCAACGTGACCTATGCGCCTGACTTCTGGCACAGGACAGTGCACATGGTGGAACAGGCAGGCGGACGTTTCGGCAGTGTGAACGTGGGCAACGGGCGCAAAGTGCAGATCGAATATGTTTCCGCAAACCCCACAGGTCCTCTGCACATCGGCCACGGCCGCGGAGCCGCCATAGGCGACAGTCTGGCGCGCATGATGCGCTTTGCCGGTTTTGAAACCAGCACCGAATACTACATCAACGATGCAGGACGCCAGATGCTGCTACTGGGGGCCTCTGTCTACTACCGGGCAAAGCAGATCAAAGGTCTGGATGTGGCGGAACCGGAAGAATATTACCGCGGTGACTACATACGCGACATTGCGTCGGAAGTGCTCGGCTTTACTCCCGACCTGCTGGAAAAACCCGAAGAAGAAGCGCTTGCCGTCTGCCAGAAATACGCCGTCGACACCATAATGGCCGGTATCCGGCAGGATCTTGCCGACTTCTCCGTCAGCCACGATGTCTGGTTTTCCGAAAAATCGCTGGTGGAAACAGGTGCCGTGGACAAGACATTCGACAGGCTGCGCCGGTCCGGTCTTGCCTATGAAGAAGACGGAGCCCTGTGGTTCCGGACCACTGATTTCGGCGATGACAAAAACCGAGTCCTGAAGAAATCCAACGGCTATCTGACATACTTTGCGTCCGACATCGCCTACCACGACAACAAATATGACCGCGGGTTCGACCTGTGCGTCGACATATGGGGCGCCGACCACCACGGCTATGTTCCGCGCATGCGCGCCGCCGTACAGGCGCTGGGCAAACCGGCAGACAGCTTCGATGTCATTCTGGTGCAGCTTGTCAACCTGCTGCGCAACGGTGAACAGGTGGCCATGTCCACCCGCGCCGGTGAATTCGAAACCCTTGCCGATGTGGTCAAGGAAGTAGGCGCCGATGCCGCGCGCTTCATGTTTCTGTCGCGCAAAAGCGACAGCTCGCTGGACTTTGACCTTGAACTGGTCAAGCAGCGCTCCATGGACAACCCCGTGTACTACGTCCAGTATGCGCACGCCCGCATATGTTCCGTGCTGCGCAAAGCCGCAGAAAGGGGCACCACGCCTGAGACGCATTCGGACGAAGAACTGCTGAAGCCCCTCGTGCATGCCGACGAAATCGACATGCTGCGTCTGGTCGACCGGTTCGAAGATACGGTGGAGGCTGCCGCAACCAGTCTGAGCGTGCACCATATCAGCTACTATCTGCAGGAGCTTGCAAGCGCGCTGCACCGCTTTTACGCCAACCATCCGGTGCTCAACGCTCCGGATGAACAGATTCTCAAAGCACGGCTTGCTCTGCTGCGTGCTGTGGCACAGGTTCTGCGCAACGGGCTGGACCTGCTTGGTGTCAGCGCGCCCGAGGCAATGTAG
- a CDS encoding SPOR domain-containing protein, which translates to MSFSIRSEKGSAGARRFIIEMTAGKFALVCFLLLFGFSWMFTFGVMLGRGFNPEESVPALARVMPSPDTADVLPATLDNEDDADKDAADNGIIKTEELNLLRSLRSRDEHQPAQRRTPPRPAAPEQASAAPAAPRKVPATAVRSVPPDSIRYRYLYQVASLQDAAAAHRFAEHLQESGISAGVERVNTSKGVWHRINVTLSGTTEEAQALRRRLATLGIRQPLLKEQETISD; encoded by the coding sequence ATGAGCTTCAGCATCCGCAGTGAAAAAGGGTCCGCCGGCGCACGCCGGTTCATTATAGAAATGACCGCAGGCAAATTTGCGCTTGTCTGTTTTCTGCTGCTGTTCGGCTTCAGCTGGATGTTCACTTTCGGCGTCATGCTCGGGCGCGGGTTCAACCCCGAAGAATCCGTGCCCGCGCTGGCGCGTGTCATGCCTTCGCCGGATACGGCCGATGTATTGCCCGCCACACTGGATAACGAAGATGATGCAGATAAGGATGCGGCGGACAACGGCATTATAAAAACAGAAGAGCTGAACCTTCTGCGCTCGTTACGCAGCAGAGACGAGCACCAGCCGGCGCAGCGGCGGACGCCTCCGCGTCCTGCGGCGCCGGAACAGGCTTCCGCTGCGCCTGCGGCACCCCGGAAGGTACCGGCTACCGCCGTACGCAGCGTACCGCCGGACAGCATCCGCTACCGGTATCTGTATCAGGTGGCATCGCTGCAGGACGCTGCGGCGGCGCACCGTTTTGCCGAACATCTGCAGGAGTCGGGCATCAGCGCCGGTGTGGAGCGCGTAAACACCAGCAAAGGGGTCTGGCACAGAATTAATGTGACACTGAGCGGCACCACTGAAGAAGCTCAGGCACTCAGACGCAGACTGGCCACTCTGGGTATCAGGCAACCTCTTTTGAAAGAACAGGAAACCATTTCTGATTAA
- a CDS encoding MlaE family ABC transporter permease — protein MQTGTSASGLTAPLQQLGRNTLRFIGELGAVLLFFLDAVRHIFIASRLFRKVVQQVYFIGSKSLFVIALIGIFTGMVLGLQGYYTLVKFGSEGLLGAAVALTLIRELGPVLTAIMVTGRAGSAMAAEIGVMRISDQIDALEVMDVPPMGYLVTPRLLASLIVFPMLTALFNTIGIIGGYLTGVVLLGINSGVYFYRIDSSVGWSDVSGGFLKTMVFAVIVSIISCYQGYFTHMRKDGMGPEGVSNSTTSAVVMSCVLVLVSDYVLTSFLL, from the coding sequence ATGCAAACAGGCACTTCTGCATCAGGACTGACCGCCCCCTTACAACAGCTCGGGCGCAATACTCTCCGGTTTATCGGAGAGCTTGGCGCGGTGCTGCTTTTTTTTCTTGATGCAGTCCGTCATATATTCATAGCTTCCCGCCTGTTCCGCAAGGTTGTCCAGCAGGTGTATTTCATCGGCTCCAAGTCGCTGTTTGTCATTGCCCTTATCGGCATTTTCACCGGCATGGTTCTGGGGCTGCAGGGCTACTACACTCTGGTCAAATTCGGCTCTGAAGGCTTGCTGGGGGCGGCTGTGGCGCTTACGCTCATCCGTGAACTGGGGCCGGTGCTTACGGCAATCATGGTCACAGGTCGCGCAGGTTCTGCCATGGCGGCCGAAATCGGCGTCATGCGCATATCCGACCAGATAGATGCGCTGGAGGTCATGGACGTCCCGCCCATGGGATACCTTGTCACTCCGCGGCTTCTCGCCTCACTCATCGTGTTTCCCATGCTTACGGCGCTGTTCAACACCATAGGCATCATAGGCGGATATCTGACCGGCGTTGTGCTGCTGGGCATCAACTCCGGTGTCTACTTTTACCGCATAGACAGCAGTGTGGGCTGGTCAGATGTGAGCGGCGGCTTTTTAAAAACCATGGTTTTCGCGGTGATAGTGTCCATTATAAGCTGTTATCAGGGCTATTTCACGCATATGCGTAAAGACGGCATGGGGCCGGAGGGCGTCAGCAACTCCACCACATCGGCCGTGGTGATGTCCTGTGTGCTCGTTCTGGTTTCAGACTATGTCCTGACCTCATTCCTGCTGTAG
- a CDS encoding ABC transporter ATP-binding protein → MKQTQRWDIGLHDLTLGYGDSVVLDKLNATLPAGKISVILGGSGCGKSTLLRHILGLNKPKKGNVLLGGKDLFSLSGKEFRRLRRRMGVLFQDGALLGSLTLGDNVALPLAEHTALDKDTINTIVRHKLSLVGLADFAHYYPSQLSGGMRKRAGLARAIVMDPPILLCDEPTSGLDPINAAQMDALLLEMKKRFPDMTIVVVSHDLQSLDSIADYVLVLNEKHAVYEGDLQTLRQSEDPFLRQFLDRKAGAPQSVDAPLGETVRKALADWLDS, encoded by the coding sequence ATGAAACAGACACAGAGATGGGACATCGGTCTGCACGACCTGACGCTGGGCTACGGGGACTCCGTGGTGCTCGACAAGCTGAACGCCACCCTGCCAGCCGGAAAGATCTCCGTCATACTGGGGGGGTCCGGCTGCGGCAAATCGACATTGCTGCGACACATTCTGGGCCTGAACAAACCCAAGAAAGGCAATGTGCTGCTGGGCGGCAAAGACCTGTTCAGCCTGAGCGGCAAAGAGTTCCGCAGACTGCGCAGACGCATGGGCGTGCTTTTTCAGGACGGTGCCCTGCTGGGGTCACTGACTCTGGGCGACAATGTGGCGCTGCCGCTTGCAGAGCACACAGCGCTGGACAAGGACACCATAAACACCATTGTCCGGCACAAACTTTCACTGGTCGGGCTGGCTGACTTTGCCCATTATTACCCCAGCCAGCTTTCAGGCGGCATGCGCAAACGTGCAGGTCTGGCGCGGGCCATAGTAATGGATCCGCCCATATTGCTGTGCGACGAGCCCACTTCGGGGCTGGACCCGATCAATGCCGCGCAGATGGACGCCCTGTTGCTGGAAATGAAAAAACGCTTTCCCGACATGACAATTGTCGTGGTAAGCCATGATCTGCAAAGTCTCGACTCCATTGCCGACTATGTGCTTGTACTCAACGAAAAACACGCTGTGTACGAAGGCGACCTGCAGACATTACGCCAGAGCGAAGACCCTTTTCTCCGGCAGTTTCTTGACCGGAAGGCCGGAGCGCCGCAAAGCGTTGACGCTCCTCTGGGCGAAACAGTACGTAAAGCGCTGGCCGACTGGCTGGACAGCTAA
- the mlaD gene encoding outer membrane lipid asymmetry maintenance protein MlaD — protein MNKYTKETSVGIFVLIGLLCLGYVTVKLGKMEVFSSEGYTVQARFTSVTGLRVGADVEISGVPVGKVSGINLDQMDNVAVVSLRLRPDVELSEDTIASVKTSGLIGDKYVKLSPGGAMDLLKEGDEILETESALDIEELISKYVFGKV, from the coding sequence ATGAACAAGTACACAAAAGAAACCTCCGTCGGCATTTTTGTGCTCATCGGCCTTCTGTGCCTCGGGTACGTCACCGTCAAGCTGGGAAAAATGGAAGTATTTTCCAGTGAAGGATATACCGTTCAGGCCCGCTTCACGTCCGTGACCGGTCTGCGGGTAGGAGCCGACGTTGAAATTTCCGGCGTGCCTGTCGGCAAGGTCAGCGGCATCAATCTTGACCAGATGGACAACGTGGCGGTGGTCAGTCTGAGGCTGCGCCCCGATGTTGAGTTATCGGAAGACACCATCGCATCCGTCAAGACCAGCGGACTTATCGGCGACAAGTATGTAAAGCTGTCACCCGGCGGTGCCATGGACCTGCTGAAAGAGGGTGACGAGATACTGGAAACCGAATCGGCTCTGGATATTGAAGAATTAATCAGCAAATACGTGTTCGGAAAGGTGTAA
- a CDS encoding ABC transporter substrate-binding protein, with product MLAMRSVFTRSLLAFVFCTGLLCTAPQAQAADPGEEAREALRHNVDGIITLLSSAEFKDPQTRPQVRGEIEALIRQSFDYEEFAMRTVGPRWRSFNDDQRHRFAEAFAALLRSSYMDQLESYNGEKVEYADERASSDGSRVEVQTFIVQPDKKIPVAYRMLHKDRWVVYDVLVEGISLVKNYRTQFQELLRKESPDELITRIIAKAEEVGRANGN from the coding sequence ATGCTTGCAATGCGTTCCGTTTTCACCAGAAGCCTTCTGGCGTTTGTTTTCTGTACCGGGCTGCTTTGCACCGCCCCGCAGGCGCAGGCGGCAGACCCCGGCGAAGAAGCGCGGGAAGCTCTCAGACACAACGTTGACGGTATCATAACGTTGCTGTCCTCGGCGGAGTTCAAAGACCCGCAGACCAGACCTCAAGTTCGCGGCGAAATTGAGGCGCTTATCCGCCAGAGCTTTGATTATGAAGAATTCGCCATGCGGACCGTCGGACCGCGCTGGCGGTCTTTCAATGACGACCAGCGTCACCGCTTTGCAGAAGCCTTCGCCGCACTGCTCCGGTCGTCATACATGGATCAGCTGGAAAGCTACAACGGCGAGAAGGTGGAATATGCGGACGAAAGGGCTTCTTCTGACGGAAGCCGCGTAGAGGTGCAGACATTCATTGTACAGCCCGATAAAAAAATTCCCGTGGCATACCGCATGTTGCATAAAGACCGCTGGGTAGTATACGATGTTCTTGTGGAAGGCATCAGTCTGGTAAAAAACTACCGGACACAGTTTCAGGAACTGCTGCGCAAGGAATCTCCTGACGAACTTATAACGCGTATCATTGCCAAGGCCGAAGAAGTCGGCAGGGCAAACGGCAACTGA